The genomic window GAAGAAGATGGTTGGCGACGGCTCGTACTTCTGCACCTGGCTCAGCAGGAAGTTGATCAGCGCGGTCTTACCGGTACCGGACTTGCCGATCACCATGGTGTTGGCGATGGCCTTTTCACCCAGCGAGTTCTCGGAGGGATGCGTGGCGTGGAAGTTGAAGTAGTACGGCTGGCCGTTGGTGGTCTGCAACGTGGTGACGCAGTCGCCCCAGGGGTTGTTGTGCTGCTTGCCGGTGGCGAAGTTGTGCAGCGGCGACAGGCCCAGGAAGTTCAGCGAGCTGACGTTGGCCAGGCGCGTGCGGAAGCGCCAGTTGCCCGGCAGCTGCGAATAGAACGACGAGGTGATCGCCAGGTCTTCCTTGGTCGAGACAAAGCCCGCATTGGACAGCTCGGCGCGCGTGGTCGCCACGTTCTGCGAGAGCTTGGCCTGGCTGTCGCCATAGACCGCCATGATGAAGTGGTATTCACCCAGCACGAAGTTGCCCGAGGACAGCTGGTCCATGGCGTAGTCGAGCTCGGCAATCTGGCTGACCGCCTTGTCGCCCGAGGAAATCATCATGCCCTTGGTGCGATCAAGCACCTTCAGTGCGTCCTGCCGCCCCATCGGGCTGAAGGAGTGGGTGATGACGTATTCGTAGTCCAGGTACTTCAGACCGTTGAGAATGCCCGGATAGGTTCCCTCGGCATACTCCTTGATGTTGAGGATGGCGCCGAAGTGATTGACGCCGTTGGGCGTGTTGATGACGTAGTCACCGGTCTTGGCCGAGAACATGTGGCGACTGATCGGCAGATAGTCCTTCACCGGCGCAGGCAGCACCGGCACCGGTTCGTCCACGCGGTTGATCAGGTAGCCGAACAGCTCCAGCGTCTCGGAGAACACCACGCCGTTCTTGGCCTCGTACATGCCCAGGCGGTACGGCGCGTAATCGCGGATCACCGCTTCGACGTTGCCGGCCAGCTCCAGCAGCTTTTCAACGGCCTGGTCCTGCTCGCCCTGCAGCTTTTCGATGCTGGCCGACTTTTCCACGAAGCGCTTACCGGCCACGACCGGGCGGTAGATCATGGTCAGGAACAGCTCGTTCTGCATGATGCGCTGCGAGGACAGCATCCCCATGTACTGGTCGGCGACATCCTGGTTGAAGCGCTGCTTGTAGTGACTCTTGCCCTTCAGCGTGCGGCGCCGGCGGATGTCGTGCACCCAGAAGGCGACGTTGACGAAGTCCGGCGCACGCAGGGTCTGCAGCAGGCGGTTGAAGGTGTTGTGGCGGTGCTCCAGTTCCCACTCTTCGCGCCCGACGAAGGGCAGTCCCTCCAGGTACCAGGTCAACAGGTAGTCACCGCCCGTGGTCTTGACCACGTTCGGCGCCACATGCGACGACAGGGGAATGAATTCGCTGATGGAGGTATCTGGAGAGAACATGCGACTGCTTCCAAAAGGTAAGCCGGGGAACTACGAGGTGGCCGGACAGGTGCGTACACCTGCCCGGCCGTTGCCCGTCAATCCGTGCGGGCGGGTTTCTTGCGGTAGTGGTTCGGGCTGAACACCCACATTCCATCGTGTTCCTGCAGGTTGCGTGCCTTGAACTTGAACAGCAGGCGGAGACCCAGCAGGCGGAAGATCAGCTCGTCGCGCTTGGCCATCTGTCGCATGATGAAAATCGCGACAGGAATGGTGAGCAGGAACCAGAAGTTCGTGTACACACTCAGCAGCAGCAACCCGCCTGCCACCATGAAGAATGGCAGGTAGGGAACGCCCAGGAACATCGCCGGGCGCGTGCAGCCGCGGAACAGCACGTTCTTATGCACTGTAGTACTGCAGCGCGTTGTTGATGATGGCGGCCGTGCTGCAGTTGCCGTCGCTGCCTTCACCCAGCAGCATGCGGGCGATCTGGCCGGCAGCGCCGATCAGCACGCCACCGATCAGGATCGGGGCCACATCGGCGATGCGCTTGTGGGCGAAGGCAATCTGGTAGCCAGCGAAGATGACCGCGATGGTGACCACGGCGATCGAGGCAATGTTCAGCAGACCATTGATGTTGTTGAAGAAGCCGCAGACCTTTTCATCGGTGCCGCCGAAGTCGGTACCGCCGGCGATGGCCTGCGGGGCAAACACCAGGCCGACAAAGGCAACGGCCATCAGCATGGTCTTCAGCGTGCGCTGGGCCTGGGCCAGATCGAGATTGAATCGCTTCATGGATTGATTTCCTTGTTGATGGACTAACACAACTGAATCGGCCAGCCGGGGGTCTGGCCGTACCACGACTTCGTCAGAACACGAAGGCCGCATCCCCTGCGGGAATCTGTTGCACCGGCGCTCCCTGCGCTGGCGCGTTGTATGCATTCTCTGGCGCGGCCACCGGCTGGTTGCGCTCGCTCCACGGGCGCAGCATGACCGGCTGGCCGTTGCCCGTTGCCACGCCGGGCAGCGGCTGCGGCATGGCCTGGTGGGCACCCGCCTGCGGCAGCTGTTGTGGCATGACCTGGGGCTGGGCCTGCGGCTGCATCATGCGGTCCACCGAGCCCAGCACCACGCGCGACAGCGCCTGGTCGGCCAGGTTCAAGGCACTGCTGCGCGCCATGGCGCCCGCCGACGGGTAGACCGTGTAGGCACGGGCCGGATCGTCGGAGGGCACGTACACCGGGGCGTCGGCCTGGGCAACGATGCGCGACTGCACCGGCGATACCGTCTGCGGGTGGTGTTCGACCTTCACCGTACGACGCTCACCGCGGCTGACCACATCGATCGGCAGTACGCCATTGCTGGCCACCTGCTGCCCACGGCGCATCGAATCGTAGATCTTCTGCACATAGCCATGGCGGAAGCCGGTGACGAAATTACCCGAGTAGTAGCAGCTGAACGACTTGCCCCAGTCCTGGCCGGAACGCTTGTAGCACTCGGCCAGGATGCGCGAACCCGCCTGCAGGTTGGCGCACTGCTGGAAGGCCTTTTCGTAGGAATCCAGGCCGTACTTGGCCAGGTTGTAGCGGTTCACCTGGGCCAGGCCCACCGAGAAGTTGTAACCCTTCTCTTCCAGCATGCGCACCGTGGCCAGCGCTTCATCCAGCGCCTTGGGCTGGCGCACCAGTGCACCGCCCACCACGCCGATGGCGAAGGGATTGCGCGACGACTCCACGTTGATGACGTGCTGCATGACGTCCATGGACACGGCCATTTCCGGGCATGCCATCATTTCCAGGCCTGGCAACATCGTTCAGCCCTCCTGCCCCTGGGCGCGCCCAGGATTGAAATCGATGCCGGTGATGTAACGCGAACCGGCATGCGCCTTGATATGCACCACGATATCGATGGTCATCATCAGCAGACGCTTGATGACGTTGAATTCCAGGCCCGAACCCTCTGTGGACGCTTTCACCATCAGCGCCAGCTGATCCCAGGTCTGTTCCGGGCTGCCGGCATGACAGCTGGTGATCGAACCGGGGTGACCAGAGGCACAGTTGCGGATGAAGTAGAACGCTTCGTCGCCACGCAGCTCGGCCAGGATGATGCGCTCGGGCTTCATGCGCAGGCAGGCTTCCATGCACGTCTTGGCGGTGACGTTGCTGGTGCTCTGGCCGCCCTTCGAGTACAGCAGGTGCACCACGTTGGGCTGGGTCAGGAACAGCTCGCGGGCGTCCTCGATGGTGACCAGACGCTCGTTGTCCGGGATGTGGTTGACCAGCGCCTTCATGAAGGTGGTCTTGCCACTACCGGTGGCGCCAGACACCACGATGTTCTTGCGGTACATCACCGCGCGCCGGAAGAACTCGGCGTACTCGCGCGAATGACGCAGTTCCAGCAGCTCGCGGTCCTGCTCGCTCAGACTGCCGTCCTGCTCCAGGATCTGATTGAAGAAGCCGTCTTCGTGGTACTGGGTGAGCGACTTGGTGTGCTTGGACGGCAGACGGATCGTGATGGACACCTTGCCGGCATCGCACGCAGGCGGGATCACGAACTGCGCACGCTGACCGGTGGGGAAGGTGAGCGAGACCACCGGGTCGGCATCGGTGATGCGCTGGCCGGTGTTGCTCTCGTTCACCACCGCAGTGCAGAACTGCCGGGCCCGCTCGAAGGTCAGGCTCGGCACGTCCACCCGCTGCCACCCTGCCCGGGTTTCCAGGTACAGCTCGCCCGGACGGTTGATGCAGATTTCCGTCACGTCGGGCGAGCTCATGTACTCCGCGATGCCCAGCACTTCGTACTGATAGCGCAGGAATTCGCTGGAAACAAGGGCGATGGGAGACACTTCGGCGTCCATGATCGTTCTATGAATTACCGGCGCGGGTTGAGCACGTTGGTGAAATCGACGTCCTTTGCGACGTAGACGTTCACGATAGTGCCCTGGTTGATGGTGACCGTCGGCGGGCGACGGCCTTCGCTGAGTGCTTCGTTGGCCAGGCGCTCCATGGTGCGGGCGGTCGCGCTTTCATACGGCGAACGCACGGCGAACCCGTTGCTGGCCACGGTGGTCGACTCCGGACCGTGCTCTGCCGCGGCGTATTTGAACGCATCGGCGATCAGACTGATCATCAGCGCCGACGCAATACGGCTGCCCCAGTGCGCGCTGTACTGGCCAGGATGGCCCGCACCGCCCAGGCCATCGACACCCGGGCTGGACATCGCCACGTCGATACCATTCGGCGTGGTGACGCGATCCCAGATGACTTCCACGCGCTTGCCGTTGGGGCCGCCACCGTAGGAGCCGTAGATCTTCGAACCCTTCGGCAGCAGAAGGTTGCGGCCATTGATCGAATAGACCGGCTCGGTCAGCAGGCACGAGGTGTAGCCGGCGATGTCGGTGATGATGCGGGTTTCCAGCACGCAGCGCAGGTAGGTACCACGCACCAGCAGGGCATCCGGGCTCTGGATGAAGCTGGCGTTGGACACGTCTTCCACATCCGGGCCACGGCGCACCTTCTGCTGCTGCTGGGCCTGCGGGTTGGCGGCCTGCATGGCCGCAATCATCGCCTGGCTGTAATCGGTGCCCTGCCCTTGCGGCTTGGTGTTGCCATCGCCGGAGCCGAAACCACTGCTGCTGCCAATGCGGCGATCCAGGAGGGACGGACCCTGTGGCTCCGGTGCCTGGCGCAAGCGCGCACGGTCGGCTTCCTGCAGGCTGACCATCGGCATGTCCTGCTGCGGCGGCGGTGGCAGCATCGGGATTGGATCGGCTGGCGCGACAGGCGCTGCAACACTCGGGGCCGGACCAACGGTCGGCAGGTCCGGCGTCGAGACCCGGGCTTCCTGACGATTGGAGGGCGCGTCGTTCTTGTCGTCCTGGCCCTTGCGGAACAGCAGGAAGCCCATGGCCACCAGCAGTACCACGATGCCACCCAGGAACATCAGCGCCTTGCGGTTCAACCGCTGCTCTTCGGCCGAGCGCAGCTGCGGGGCCGCCGCATCCAGGTTCGGTGCGGCTTCGGCCTGCTGCGTGCCGAAGTACGGGTTGGAGGTCGACTCGGCCGGGCCCTGCCCGCCGTAAGGCGACTGCCCGTCGTCACGAGTGCTGTTCGGGTCGTTGCCGGGGGTGTTCTGCTGGCTCATTTCTTCACGTTCCTTCGCAGGCCAACGACGTACTCGCCGTGGCGGATGACCAGGTACGGGTAGGTGCCGTGGACGATCAGGGTGTTGCCCTCGACCGTGGTGTTGACCACGAAGTCCTCGCCGTACTCTTTCTCACGACCGAACACAGCCGGGAAAATGCCGGTCTTGTATTCGGGCGAGTTGGGCAGTTTCAGGTACGTGAAACGGCCATCGTCATAGGCATTGACGGGGATCAGCCACCCCATCTTCTTCGCCTTGCTGGTTGAATAGGAGTAGTTGAAGTTGTACTGGCGATCCTTGGCCAGCTCACTGCTCAGAAGCGGCTGCGCCTCTTCTTCCACAGCCTCCTGCGCCACACCGAACACGGTATCGTTCGGGTAGGTGAACGCGATCTTGTACTGCACGCCTGCGCGACGGGCCTGCTCCAGCTGCCGCCAGTCAGTGGCAACCACCTTCAGTTCGAAGATGTAGGAATGGGTCTCGGTGCGCACCATCATGTTGGTGTCCACGTCCACATTCTTCGGCTTGATGTAGAACACGTTCTCGCGACGGGTCAGTTCCCAGCCATTGCTGAAACCGGTGCTGTAGTCGAGGATTTTCTCGTTCGGGCTCAACTCGATCTGGGTGGTCAGGCCCAGGCCGGTGCGAACCGGATAGATGCGATCCTTCTCATACTCGTAATGGTCTACCGCCTGTGCCGTCGCCGCGGTGGAAAACACCAGCGACAGCAACGACAGCAGCGCCAATGCGCTCCCCCTGACTTTTCGACTACTCATCGGTTGCTTGCTCCATCAGCATTTCCGGTGGAATTGTTCTGTACCGGCCTCATGGCCGGCTGGCCTGGCATGGCCTGCCCAGGCGCTGCTTGCCCCTGCATCGGCTGCTGCATGGGCTGCTGCATGGGCTGCCCCTGCATGGGTTGCCCCTGCGTCGACTGGCCGGATGTCGGCGGGGCGATCTGGACATCGCCTGGCACGGCCAGTGGCTGACCCGTCGCCGGATCGATCATGGCGGCCGCTGCCGGGTTGTTCGGGTCGTACACGCCTTGTGCCTGCGTGGCCTGCTGTTCGGCCTGCTGCTGCAACTGCGCATCATCCGGACCGGGCACACCGCGCGAGTAATCATTGTCGCGGCGATACTCAAAGACCTGCATACCCAAGGGATTGAGAATGCGCTGTTGCTCGTTCAGTGCCAGATTTGAGTCATAGCGGAAGCGCAACGTGATCAACTGATTGTCCAGGTAGGACGTCGTCGCCTTGTTCTTGTCGTAGACGCTGCGCTGGATTCTCACCGACGCTCCGCGGAAACCACCGTTAACCTGCGCCTCCAACGGCGTAATGCTGAGAATCTTCACCCGGATGGCACGATCCTTGCCATACAGAGTGACCGGACTCTGGGGGTTGTTCGGGGAATAGAAGGCCCGGATGGCAGCGCTCGTGCGTGTGTCCGACATGACGTGCACCAATGCCCAGTCGCGCAGTCCCATGACGGCAAAATCGTAGGACTCGCGAGCCATCACATACTGGGCCACGTTGCTTCGATTGATGGCATCGCTCGCGGTAATCGACTGCCCTTCGAAATTGCCGCGCAGGCGCGCCACCGTGGCGGTACCGGTGTAAGCGTCAGCCATCACCAGGAACGGCACCTTCTCCTTCAGCGGCAGCATGTAGTAGTAGCCGCCGGCCAGCGCCAGCGACATCAGCAACGAGCCGGTGGCGACCCACCAGGCGCGACGCTCGCTGCGCCGGGCCATGTCGGCCACGGTGATCTCATAGCTGACCGCCTTGGCGACCGACTGTTCGACCTTGGGGCTGTTGCCTGCATCCTTCTTGCGGAACATGGGTTCTTCCGTACTGCTGAAACATCAATGGGCGTGGCGCCCCTGCGCCAGGCGCGGGGTGCGGCACGTTCGATGATTTCGACGCGGTCTCAGCTGCCGCTGCTGGCTTCGGGATCCTGGGCCGACGCGGTCGGCGTCGATCCAGCGCTCTGCACGACGATCTGGTTGCCGACGATGGAGACGGAAACGCCCTGCGCTGCGTAGGCTGCCGTGAGATCGATCACCGCCTGCTGTGCATTGGTGGTATCGATATCGGACACCGCACCGTACAGGGTGAAATCCGAACTGAGGCGATAGTCCAGCGTGCGGCCGGAATCCTTGGCCCACCGCTCGAGCATGGCCTTCAGCGTGCGATCCATCGGCGAAGCCTGATAGACGTAACTGGTGTACAGCGGAATCTCGGTCGGCGCCGTCGCAAAACGGTTGACCGGCTTCCAGCGTCCCCCGAAGTCGGGTGCGGGCTTGGTGGCACAACCGGCCACCATCAACGCCGCCACTGCGGCGATGGACATTTTTGCGATAAACGCCTGATTCATACGGGCTTCACTTTGACGTACGAAAAAGCAGTCCCGATGTTGGTCCCTTGGTCGTCCGGCGCTGCGCGATGCACGCCGGAAACGTCGCAAATGCACTGCTTAACAGCACATGGGAACGGTTCCCCTGCAGCCCTGAGGCTGCCAACCAAGTCGCATGGAGCAACCTCATCCGAGGCCCCTCGCACACACCCTCACCAACGTCGGAACCATCCCTGTTCCCATGGCTGAAACTCCTGGCCACTCTTGAAAGCATGACGAACCACACAGATCCGCACGCCACACATAGAGTCGCACAACTCCGCGTCAATTCGATGTCAGACAAGTCTGAATTTCGACCAACGTATGGCGCTTCTTTGACGCAATTCACTAATTCACTTCTGTGAATGCGTGCATTCGTCACACTTTCAAGTCTGCAAGTTAGACATCCAGCATCGGCACGTCAACTTTCGGAAGTAGACGTGACGTGAAATAGCGGTCCTTGTAATAGCGAATCTTGTCGCATTTGACTGGATGCGGAATGCCTTCGTAGAGGAACACCTCCTTGTCCGGCCCCATCGCCTTCAGTTCCTGCGGCAACATCAGCGCGCGACGCTCCTCGGTGAAGCTGTGGGTCTTCTCGCGCGCGTGGGTCACGTTCTTCTTGCGGATGGTGGTGTAGCCCAGCATGTCCGAGTAGTCGTTCGCGTCCTGCTGCTCGCGCGGGGCGTACAGGATCTGCAGCGCGTGGTTGGTGATGATCGTGCGCGACACCTCGCGGCCGTAGGTGGCATCGAGCTGGGACATGCTCTGGATGATCGGCAGCAGGCGCACGTTGTAACCGGCCATGTAGGACACCGCCGAGGCGATGATCTCGACCTTGCCGATCGAGGTGAACTCGTCCATCAGCAGCAGGCACTGGTACTTCAGGTCCGGATTGGACTTGGGCAGTTCCTTGGTGTTGAGGTTGATCAGCTGGCTGAAGAACAGATTGATGATCAACCGGCTTTCGGCCAGCTTGTTGGGCTGGATGCCGATGTAGATGGTCATCTTCTTCTTGCGCACGTCGGTGAGCAGGAAGTCGTTGGTGCTGGTGGCCTTGTCCAGCACCGGGTTGATCCAGGGGTTCAGCGGTTCCTTGAACGTACCCAGGATCGAGGCGAAGGTCTCGTCGGCCTGTGACAGCATGTTGGCGAACGCCGAGCGTGCGTTGCTGCTGAGGAACGGACGCTCCGACAGCCCCTTCAGGAACTTCTTCAGGTCGCTGCCATCACCGGAGGACAGGCGGTACACCGCGCCCAGGGTCGGCGTGCCCTGCCCGCCCGGAAAGCCACTGCTGCGCTCGTCATCCCAGTTCTCGAACAGGTACAGGGTGAAGGCGATGAAGGCATTGCGCGCCTGGCTGATCCAGAACTTCTGGTCTTCCGAGCCATCGGGATACAGCATCGCGCCGATGCTCATCAGGTCCGAGACACGGAACGCCGGGTCGTCGGACACGTAGCTGAGCGGGTTCCAGCGATGGGTGCGGCGATCTTCGGCGAAGGGGTTGAACAGGTAGATCTCCTGCCCCTGGCTGGCGCGCCAACCACTGGTCAGATCGAAGTTTTCCTGCTTGATGTCCAGCACCACCAGCGATTCGCCGTACTCCAGCAGGTTCGGGATGACCACGCCAACACCCTTGCCGGAGCGGGTCGGCGCGGCCAGGATCACGAACTGCTGGCCGTCCAGGCGCACCAGCTTGCCGCCGTGGCTGCCGACCACGATGCTCTGGCCACTCTTCTTGAACATGCCGTGCTTGGCCAGGTCCGCACTGGTGGCAAAGCGCGCGTCGCCATGCAGCGAACGCTTGTCCTTCTTCAGCAGCAGCGCCAGGCCGACAATGACCAGCACCAGCAGCGGCAGCCCGAAGCCCAGGTAGCCAGCCCATTTGATCTTGCCCACGAACGGGGCGACCTGCGGCTGGCCGATGGCGTGCACATACTGGTAGTACGTGTTCCAGGTGAACAGCTTGGTGTCCAGGCCAAGCAACAGCAGCGTCAGGTAACCGGAAAGCACGAACCCGAGCAGCAGGGTCGCCAGCGTGATGATGGCGATGAGCAGATACTTCTTACTGGGCAACACCCGAATCCTCCATGATGCGCCCGTGGGCGCGACGGCTTAGCGGCGGCGTC from Stenotrophomonas sp. 704A1 includes these protein-coding regions:
- a CDS encoding VirB4 family type IV secretion/conjugal transfer ATPase, whose amino-acid sequence is MFSPDTSISEFIPLSSHVAPNVVKTTGGDYLLTWYLEGLPFVGREEWELEHRHNTFNRLLQTLRAPDFVNVAFWVHDIRRRRTLKGKSHYKQRFNQDVADQYMGMLSSQRIMQNELFLTMIYRPVVAGKRFVEKSASIEKLQGEQDQAVEKLLELAGNVEAVIRDYAPYRLGMYEAKNGVVFSETLELFGYLINRVDEPVPVLPAPVKDYLPISRHMFSAKTGDYVINTPNGVNHFGAILNIKEYAEGTYPGILNGLKYLDYEYVITHSFSPMGRQDALKVLDRTKGMMISSGDKAVSQIAELDYAMDQLSSGNFVLGEYHFIMAVYGDSQAKLSQNVATTRAELSNAGFVSTKEDLAITSSFYSQLPGNWRFRTRLANVSSLNFLGLSPLHNFATGKQHNNPWGDCVTTLQTTNGQPYYFNFHATHPSENSLGEKAIANTMVIGKSGTGKTALINFLLSQVQKYEPSPTIFFFDKDRGAEIFVRACGGNYLALENGAPTGFNPFQCENSEANVQFLADLIKVLAGKREYSAREEEDIYRAVESMLDTPMHLRSMTNFQKSLPNMGDDGLYARMRRWTSGNSLGWVFDNPVDTVDLSKANIIGFDYTDIIDNPEVRVPVINYLLHRLESLIDGRPLIYVMDEFWKILDGEGGLKEFAKNKQKTIRKQNGLGIFATQSPEDALKSDISAALIEQTATLILLPNPNASKSDYMDGLKLTEAEFKVVTALDERSRCFLVKQGHASSVCQLNLRGMDDILSVISASTDNIEVMHRVLQTAAVRARVTVDELTPDQWLDAFYKNRKGSGKRADKDQEEAA
- a CDS encoding type IV secretion system protein VirB3, with translation MHKNVLFRGCTRPAMFLGVPYLPFFMVAGGLLLLSVYTNFWFLLTIPVAIFIMRQMAKRDELIFRLLGLRLLFKFKARNLQEHDGMWVFSPNHYRKKPARTD
- a CDS encoding TrbC/VirB2 family protein, whose amino-acid sequence is MKRFNLDLAQAQRTLKTMLMAVAFVGLVFAPQAIAGGTDFGGTDEKVCGFFNNINGLLNIASIAVVTIAVIFAGYQIAFAHKRIADVAPILIGGVLIGAAGQIARMLLGEGSDGNCSTAAIINNALQYYSA
- a CDS encoding lytic transglycosylase domain-containing protein — protein: MLPGLEMMACPEMAVSMDVMQHVINVESSRNPFAIGVVGGALVRQPKALDEALATVRMLEEKGYNFSVGLAQVNRYNLAKYGLDSYEKAFQQCANLQAGSRILAECYKRSGQDWGKSFSCYYSGNFVTGFRHGYVQKIYDSMRRGQQVASNGVLPIDVVSRGERRTVKVEHHPQTVSPVQSRIVAQADAPVYVPSDDPARAYTVYPSAGAMARSSALNLADQALSRVVLGSVDRMMQPQAQPQVMPQQLPQAGAHQAMPQPLPGVATGNGQPVMLRPWSERNQPVAAPENAYNAPAQGAPVQQIPAGDAAFVF
- the virB11 gene encoding P-type DNA transfer ATPase VirB11, with amino-acid sequence MDAEVSPIALVSSEFLRYQYEVLGIAEYMSSPDVTEICINRPGELYLETRAGWQRVDVPSLTFERARQFCTAVVNESNTGQRITDADPVVSLTFPTGQRAQFVIPPACDAGKVSITIRLPSKHTKSLTQYHEDGFFNQILEQDGSLSEQDRELLELRHSREYAEFFRRAVMYRKNIVVSGATGSGKTTFMKALVNHIPDNERLVTIEDARELFLTQPNVVHLLYSKGGQSTSNVTAKTCMEACLRMKPERIILAELRGDEAFYFIRNCASGHPGSITSCHAGSPEQTWDQLALMVKASTEGSGLEFNVIKRLLMMTIDIVVHIKAHAGSRYITGIDFNPGRAQGQEG
- a CDS encoding TrbI/VirB10 family protein, which produces MSQQNTPGNDPNSTRDDGQSPYGGQGPAESTSNPYFGTQQAEAAPNLDAAAPQLRSAEEQRLNRKALMFLGGIVVLLVAMGFLLFRKGQDDKNDAPSNRQEARVSTPDLPTVGPAPSVAAPVAPADPIPMLPPPPQQDMPMVSLQEADRARLRQAPEPQGPSLLDRRIGSSSGFGSGDGNTKPQGQGTDYSQAMIAAMQAANPQAQQQQKVRRGPDVEDVSNASFIQSPDALLVRGTYLRCVLETRIITDIAGYTSCLLTEPVYSINGRNLLLPKGSKIYGSYGGGPNGKRVEVIWDRVTTPNGIDVAMSSPGVDGLGGAGHPGQYSAHWGSRIASALMISLIADAFKYAAAEHGPESTTVASNGFAVRSPYESATARTMERLANEALSEGRRPPTVTINQGTIVNVYVAKDVDFTNVLNPRR
- a CDS encoding TrbG/VirB9 family P-type conjugative transfer protein, with amino-acid sequence MSSRKVRGSALALLSLLSLVFSTAATAQAVDHYEYEKDRIYPVRTGLGLTTQIELSPNEKILDYSTGFSNGWELTRRENVFYIKPKNVDVDTNMMVRTETHSYIFELKVVATDWRQLEQARRAGVQYKIAFTYPNDTVFGVAQEAVEEEAQPLLSSELAKDRQYNFNYSYSTSKAKKMGWLIPVNAYDDGRFTYLKLPNSPEYKTGIFPAVFGREKEYGEDFVVNTTVEGNTLIVHGTYPYLVIRHGEYVVGLRRNVKK
- a CDS encoding virB8 family protein, encoding MFRKKDAGNSPKVEQSVAKAVSYEITVADMARRSERRAWWVATGSLLMSLALAGGYYYMLPLKEKVPFLVMADAYTGTATVARLRGNFEGQSITASDAINRSNVAQYVMARESYDFAVMGLRDWALVHVMSDTRTSAAIRAFYSPNNPQSPVTLYGKDRAIRVKILSITPLEAQVNGGFRGASVRIQRSVYDKNKATTSYLDNQLITLRFRYDSNLALNEQQRILNPLGMQVFEYRRDNDYSRGVPGPDDAQLQQQAEQQATQAQGVYDPNNPAAAAMIDPATGQPLAVPGDVQIAPPTSGQSTQGQPMQGQPMQQPMQQPMQGQAAPGQAMPGQPAMRPVQNNSTGNADGASNR
- a CDS encoding type IV secretory system conjugative DNA transfer family protein, which encodes MLPSKKYLLIAIITLATLLLGFVLSGYLTLLLLGLDTKLFTWNTYYQYVHAIGQPQVAPFVGKIKWAGYLGFGLPLLVLVIVGLALLLKKDKRSLHGDARFATSADLAKHGMFKKSGQSIVVGSHGGKLVRLDGQQFVILAAPTRSGKGVGVVIPNLLEYGESLVVLDIKQENFDLTSGWRASQGQEIYLFNPFAEDRRTHRWNPLSYVSDDPAFRVSDLMSIGAMLYPDGSEDQKFWISQARNAFIAFTLYLFENWDDERSSGFPGGQGTPTLGAVYRLSSGDGSDLKKFLKGLSERPFLSSNARSAFANMLSQADETFASILGTFKEPLNPWINPVLDKATSTNDFLLTDVRKKKMTIYIGIQPNKLAESRLIINLFFSQLINLNTKELPKSNPDLKYQCLLLMDEFTSIGKVEIIASAVSYMAGYNVRLLPIIQSMSQLDATYGREVSRTIITNHALQILYAPREQQDANDYSDMLGYTTIRKKNVTHAREKTHSFTEERRALMLPQELKAMGPDKEVFLYEGIPHPVKCDKIRYYKDRYFTSRLLPKVDVPMLDV